The following nucleotide sequence is from Cryptococcus neoformans var. grubii H99 chromosome 5, complete sequence.
TCCAGCATAGCAGCGACgtgctgttgttgttgctgttgtgCGAGCTGCAGCCGTATTTGGTCTTGGTGAGCCTATATACATCGTGCGGATCAGCCATCCGACACGAGACACCTAAATAGGATTCTGTgaatggatggatggatttATTACTTACCGACTGATTCGCCATTTGCGGCTTGTTTTGGAGGTTCATCATGCCATTCCCCATCTGGCCCATATTCATACCCATCccttgctgttgttgctgggcctgctgctgcctcGCCTGGCTGACCATTTTGTTGAGCATTTTCTCCCGGAACACTTCGTTCCGCTTGTCCTCTGGCAAGAGCTTCTCCGCGTCGGTCAAGAGATCGGGTATTTGTTGTTGCAGCTGAGATAGCTTCGCCGGGGACAGCTGGGCGAGTGATGCTGCCATGTTGGGAGCCAGCTGCTGGGATGGGCCGGACATGGCTGCGAGGATGCAAAATGAATGTTGCGAAGGGTAATCAAAAACAAATAGTGAGACGGGCGGAAGATGTATGTATGAAGTACTTCGGTTGGTGGAGGGCCACAAATTCTAATCAGCGCAAGTCAAGAAAGCTAATCCATCATGTAATTGGATTACAAGCTTGAGCACCGCGAATAGCGCCAGCTATAAATTAATATAACAAGTGGAACTTTTCGTAACTAAATTGTAATTTGCCTCGAACTCTAGCGAACGCGCTTTGACGCGTTCCCTTTTCGACATTGTcttgtctcttcttccttcctcagTCCATATTCACAGCATGGCCGGTGAGCCCTCAGCAAACAGAAGCAAGCGCCAACGCGTCAACTCCTATGATGAGGACTACGCCATTTCCCCTCGAAAACGACGCCAGACTCAGCAAGAGAATGAGGAGCCTGAaaatgaggaggatgaagctaTGAGGATTATGTTGAACGAAGAGCCGGATGGAATAGATGAGAAGTATGCTGATAGAGGCGATAACTTCCATCCTAAGTATTGGagaggtgatgatgggtaAGTCGATGACTGATGATTGATGACTGATACGCGAGTGAGGGTGAGAATTGCTTGCTAATGTGCGTCTTGAATGTAGATATGTCGCTGGATCAGTCGTCAGAATCAAGTGCATCAATTTCATGACCTATGATCATGTAGAGTTTAGGCCAGGGCCTCATCTTAACATGATCCTTGGTCCCAATGGTACCGGTAAGAGTTCCATCGCTGCTGCCATCGCGATCGGTCTTGCCTTCCCTCCTAAAGTGAGTCTACATCGCATCTTCGACTTCCTATATGAGCTTTTGCTGACTGTAATGACAGGTTATGGGCCGAGCCAACGAAGTCAAGTCATATGTAAAGCAAGGCCATGACGAAGCTCAATTGGAGATTGAATTGAAGGGCAACGCTGGCGAGGAAAACCCCATCATTTGGCGAAAGTTCAACCGTCACGACGAAAGGTCCGAGTGGAAGCTCAACGGCGAAAGTGTGACTCGTGCCAAAATTTCAGAGATCATCAAGGGTTTCGGTGTGCAGGCTAATAATCTTTGGTACGTGATCCACTTGAACCTGAAAAGTGATTGAAGTTGACATTACTCTGGCGAACAGTTCGTTTCTTCCCCAAGACAAGGTCGCCGAGTTCGCCAAGATGGCCCCTGTTACTGTTCTCAAGGAAACTATGCGCGCCGCTGGTGATCCGAGACTTACAAAGTGGCACGAGAAGTTGATTGACAAGGGTAAACGGATGAAGGAGCTTGAGATTGTTTGTCTCTTCCGATGCGGCACACAAGGATCATGACTAACTTTATCGTAGGATGTGGACCGACAGACGGTCCACAGGGACAGAATCCAGACCCAAGTCGACACCCTCGCGCCCGACGTCGAACATGTGCAGGAACGTGAAAAGCGAGAGCATGAAGTAAATCCCCCTGCATTCCTCTCCTAAGTTGTAAGCGGTAGCTAATACATAACCCTCAGGCAGAAGTACTCGAGCACCTTCTTGGTGTGTCAGAACATGCTCAGCTAAAAGAAGCTTCTGCTCGGGCCGCCAGGTTGCACAAGAAGATCAAATTGAAAGTTGAAAGGAACGAGGCTGGTCGGAAACCTTTACATGATTTGGAGGAGTAAGTCATGCTTACTCTTAGAAATTCGTCGCTGACATTTGTATAGGTCCCACGATGGACAGTACCAAAAACTGAGGGGCAGGTTTGTCCGGGTGACGGAGAAAATCAAGAGTGATATGTCCGGTGTGAGGGGTTGCGCGGACGAGATTGAAAAGATTGTCCGTCATCTCCTATTCTCAGTCCTCACGTCCGCTTTACCAGCACTGACGTAGATGTCTAATTTGTCCCAAAACTAGGCAAAGAAAGGCCAAGCGATCCAGAACAACATCTCTGAACTCCGCAAGAAAATCGAGCGCaaggagggggagaagcATGCTTTaagaaagaagatcaagctTTGCGAAGAAATCCTGGCGGAGCCTAGGGAAAATcacgaggaagagatcaGAGCAAAAAAGACCGAAAAAGTTGGTTTTCTTGGTCGACCATATCGTTTGTTCACTAACATTCGCTCCACTTTCTCCAGCATGACCTTTCCCTGCAGGGAAAGGATTTATTAAGAGATCTCGAGCAGTTAAAGAAGGACtatgaggatgagagcgCTGAATTGCAAAGAATCGGCAGGGAGATCACAAGTCTTTCCAACCGGTATGTCACTCACTATCCCCTGCCTGTGGTATCCCCTGCCTGTGGTTTTCTTCCTACTCTCGAATGGCCAAGTAGGTGAATAATAACTCTAACTCTACCTAGCCAACGAGAACTGGAGAGCATTGAAactcaaaaagaaaatgccGCTCGCGAATTTAGTCCTTCCATCGCTTTCCTCCTCGATTGGCTTAAGGAGCACGGCGGTGAGCTCGAAAGGCCGGTACATAAACCCCCTATGATTTCGGTGAATGTCCCAAACAAACAGTACGCTTGGCAGGTCGAATCCTGTACCAACGCGGCTCAACGATCGGTACGCGTTCATTTTGTCGATTTTTAAGCGGATGCTGATTTTTTTCCCTCGGTGCAGACATTCATCTGCGAGTCGAAGGCAGACTATGATCGTCTGATTGCACTTAACAACAAACCTCTGCCCGAGTATTTACGACGCAATAGAGGGCGTGGGAATAATGACCCTAACAATAGGAATAATGGAGGAATGGCAACAGAGAACCTTATCAGAATGAATCTGGCCTACCAGGAGGTCACGAAAGAAACGGTCAACCCACTTAGACCGCAAGCTGCGTCTGTTGTGAGTTATCATTCACATCCCATTTACTTGATCTGCAGTCTGACCAACGACGATGATTAGTTGCATGGGTTGGGATTTGATGGTTATGTCATTGATTATGTTGACGCTGCCCCGGCAGTAATTGCCTATCTTTGTCAACATTGCAGGATGCATTTGACTGTAAGCAGCTTCTCTCATTTTTCTGAATAACGTCCCTCTTTGAAGTTGCGCTAACCATTTGTACCCATTCCCTTCTGCGTCTTTGTAGGCCGTCACCCAAAAAGACCCTTCCGACGTAAAGGTCGACAAGCTTCCTGGGTTGGGCATCCGTAGCTGGGGTACTCGTAATGATTGGACTAGAGTTAATCAATCCGCGTACGGAAGGAGAGGGTACACTGAGATGGTTCAAGCCAAGACTGAAGCCAAGAGTTTTAACATTAGCGGTGAGCctgttttttcttctcttgtcGGAATCTAAGCTGCCAATCTGGCAGCTTGCTCCAGCTCCAAAGACAAAACGAAGGACGGTTGATTAACTTCCATTTTCCACCAGTCAACACCGCTGCTGTCAACGAGATCGTTAAAGAAATTGGAAAGCTCAAGTTAACGATCCGTGATCTCGAAGAGCCCCACGCGAATATGAAGCAGAAGATTGATGCGATCGAgtccaaaagaaaagaactggGTCAGCAATACGTACGTATGACCCCTATTTTGTCATTTTGTTCACCGCCCCTAAAATCTCGCATAAGAGAAGTGAATGCTGATTTATAACGATTATTTCTATCTGCAGGACGAAATTACCAAGGAAATTGAGGAACTGCAGAGAAGTTCGAAGAGATACCAAAAGGCGCAGCTTGACCTCGGTGAGTTGTGCCCCTTTTTTACGTCTGGCGAAGAAAGTTAAAAATTGCCAACTTCTTTATGGCAGAAACTGCCACGGAAAAGCTTCAGGCTCTTGAGTCAGAACCGTCTTCTGACGCGATGAGAGAGAAGCTTAGGAAGGAGAAATACGATAATGCCAGGCTACGGCTTAAACCCCTGAGCAGCTGTGTAGTGTGTTTACTTTTTCATGTGCTGTTTTTACCAAAATGGACTTGCTGACACATGTCATTTCTCTGACAGGACATCTGCGACAGCATGTTCAACCAATGTGGCGACCTCATCGAAATTGGATTCCGACAGATCCAAAGCGAGGCCAACGTCAAGGCAATCAAGGCTAGGGTTAACAACGGTAATGCTCGTACAAAGCAATTGAGAAGGGATATGGAGGAGGGTAGGTTCCTTTCTAAATATTGCCTCAGATGTGACCCGGGTTATTCACTACCTTTCCTCTAGCCGAGAATGAAATGAAGATAGCCAAAGCGAGAATGAACGCAAAGTGGGCTGCTATCAAGGAACGGATCCAGCCTGCGCCTCGAAGCGTTCGTAACGAGGTTACCAGGCGAGCTCAGGTAAATCACCGCTTCCCCTTATGTCACTACAAACCAGTCGCGCTTACGTTTGATATTAAAATTTGTAGGCCGCCAGTATCCCTTCGCCTGCCGAGATCCAAGAACAACTCAACATCATCCGCAACCAACTTGACATGACTGTCAACATCCCTGGCAACGTGGTGCAGAGATGGCAGGCCTTGACTAAACAGGTTTGTCTGCTCTCGTTCAACTTGACATAAATAATTTGTTGCTGATGTGTAAACGCATAGCTTGAAGAGGCGACGGTGAAGTTGGATGCGGCTGAGAACGAATTGTCAGAGGTGCGAGAGGTGGTCACAGCGACTAGGGTTCGTCCCTCTCATTCTCAACTAGTTCGAAAGGTATCTGTTAACACAATGCTATGTTCACAGAACAAGTTCGAACCCGCCCTTCAGACATTGGTTGATGCCGTCAGCGCGAAATTCTCTGCAGCTTTCAAGCGTAAGCCGAAAACGCCATCTTTCAACGTTACGTCCTTCACTGACTACACTTCGTAAATCAGGTGTCAAGTGCAGCGGTGAAGTTCAGGTTCTCAAAGTTGAAGGCGACTTTGCCCAATGGGGCATCAAAATTCTCGTCTCATATCGAGATATTGACAGATTAAAAACGTTGACCGGTACTCACCAGTCTGGTGGTGTAAGtctgtttttttttttttttttcattaCGTTGTCTTGTCTGATGTCAAGCGCTGCGTTTATCATCTGTCTTCTAGGAACGGTCACTTGCTACAGTCACTTATCTCATGAGCTTGTCAGAGATGTCTCGAACACCCTTCTCGCTGGTCGATGAAATCAACCAAGTGCGCTTAATCTTTTTCTCCGAAACTGATCTTTTACATTACCACTGACTGTCACTTTAGGGTATGGATCAGCGCGCAGAGCGAGCGGTGCACAATCAACTTGTGGAGGTTACATGCGATGCCCAGGCTGGACAGTAGGTTACATGTTTTGAATTTGCCTCAATATCTATTAACGATGCTCGATCTCAGGTACTTCCTTATCACTCCCAAGCTTCTAACCGGTTTAACATACCATCCCAAGATGAAGGTTCTTATCATCAACAACGGTATCTTCTGTTAGTCAAATGCATTTCAGATCCAAGTATATTGAAGCTAACGATTGTCACATAGTGCCCGACTCTGCCGACACTACGCAACGATATGGCTCCCTCAAGGGCTGCCTCAAGAAGTATCAAAAAGCTCGCGGTATCCTTGCTTAGATTGTCAGTCTTGTCGAACGAGCGAGTTCTCGGGGTATGCTATTTGGTCCTACTGCTTTCTATGGTACTGAGCGTACATACTATTTTGTATAAATAGATACATATTATTTTCTCACGTTTGTTATCCGGGTTTTATCGGTTGAATGCGAAGAATATATATTTTGCAAATCATATTGCAGAGATTGCATTTACACATCAAGAATATGGAACTCGGCTATCCATGATAAAAAAACGCTTAGACAACCTGGACTTGCAACACTGGCGAAAACCAGacctttttcccttcaaCCTGTTCAACGtccccttcttcgtcttttcTCTTGATCTCTTCAACTGAAGCTCTGAAGCCATACTTCCCACTAGCTAAGAACGTCGTGCCCACTTCGTAAACATCTTTCTCGCCCTTTTGCAACATCGTCAAAGTACCAGCTGGGTAACTATCAAATAAGACATTTCGATGAGGGTGTGCGTGTGAATGTTGTTCCGTGGGAGGGGGCCGGTAAATGGAAGTCGGACGAGCCCAAGAATAGTCTGTGGAGGACGTAGGGAGACATGCGAGACTGATGTAAGGACGGTAAGGGCGTTCTAATCAAAAATGGTCAAAAGATTAGCATACTGTCgaagaatgggagaagaagcgaagatgaaaatACTTACCCAAGTTATTAGTCACCTCAACCACAAGATCGACAAAATCCATTGTTCGTACATCGCCATCCTTCCCTCGTCCTCGCAAAATCACACGAATGTCAACAGCGTCAGCTCTGAAAACTTGAAGTAAACTAGGAGTGAGGATTTGGTTTCGGAGTATAAGGCTACCATGTCTTTGCGATCCGGGCTACAGGATAAATACATATAGTTAGCATAAGCTTTCTACGAAgataaaagaaaaaaaagtgaAGGACATAGACGTACTTCCGTCCACGTCAAATCAAGCATATCCAATAACGCTTCGCGGTACCAAAAAAGCTCGCGTTCCAGAGCAATCCTAGAAGCGgatttcttctccttgtctACCACATATTGTCGTtctgagaaggaaggaattGGTTGAGAAAGGGTGTCTTGAGGGATGGATTTGCGAGGTATAGGAACGATCAACCTGCAGATCATTGGTCAATCCAACGTTTCAAACAACTCCTGAGTCTTAAATTGAAAATTACCTTTCAGTAGCTCCTGGAGGAATAAGCCGTCTACACTCTATATCTTCGCTCTCTGCTCTTTTGCCCTTGCGGGACAAGCATACTTCAAATGGTACGCCATATACGTTCGCAACGCTCAGCCCAACCAAGCAGTGCGCCGAATTGTTTTCGCCTGTCAATGCCTTTCTCAGATCATCAttatcttcctcctgaaTCTCGAGCTTATTAGTGTCATTAAGTTCTGGGGCAGAGAGACCATTATTCGCACAGTGACCGAGATGGGTGATGTCGAGAGAGTGACATTCGAGGGTGTGCGTCACTGTGAATAGCACAGGGAATGTGATTTGTCGGGTGTAGAAGGTTGCGGATGGGGTTGTGGGTGTAAGGAAGCCGGCATCGTCCGTTTGGGTCGAACCtagagatgaagaatgaaCATGGCCATAGTCAATCCGTACGAGTCCCTCGGTACTAAATTATCCAATGAGCCTTGACAAACTAGAAAATTACGAGCACAGATGAAGACTTACCATCCTACTTTACCAAGACATTTTATCTTCAACACTTTCCTTCCACCCGGTATGATGAGaccttcctccccctccccggCACCTAGAGTCACGGGATTTTCCCACGTAAAAACACTCCTATTCCTCACATCCCAATCCAACTCGTACGCCTCCTCCGCTCCCAACTCGTTATCTTGCGCTATCCTCGTCGCCGCTCGGACAGTAGAATCCTCGAACGAAAGTTTAAGGTAATTGATAGGGATGGGGGACGCGTTTTCTAATGTGATCTGAATTGTCGAGCTATCAAGCGATTGTTAGCTGTCAcagcaaagaaaaaactGCCTCCGAACGAGAGGAACTTACGTTTCACCGTTATACAGCATCACCATTCCGTGCGTCAAACTTGTACTCTTTATCCAAGCCAGCGGCAACGGCGCCACTACCTCACACTCTAACCATTTCAGGCTCTCCAagttttccttttcttccctcaccctctcttcattcatcataatttctttctcccacGCGGTCCTTTGGTCCATTCCTGACCGTTTCGCATCTCGACATCGTATTCGTTGCTTTTGACATTGTCGTTCCCTCTTTTCACACTCCTTGACATCCAAAAGGGGAAGATAGAAGTCTCCGGCGGAACCGTCCGAGAGACGAAGGGAAATACCCCTGATTTGAACAATGCCGGGGCCGGGTGCCAAGGCGGAGAGGCGGACGGTTTGGATAGATAAGGCAGGGATGGATACTTCGTATGACTGGCTGTGGAGAGGAACGCCCGATGTTCTAAATGAGTGTTcgtttgtttgtttgtcaGTTTGCGAGCACCGTAGTAGCGTTTCGTGAGGAGATACAAGGGAATGAGTGTAAAACATACATAATAGACATATCCTTGATATTCATTGGGAAAGCGAACGGATTCCTTAACGTTACAAAGACTTCGATCGGCTCGTTTGCTACTAACACAGTCTGCAGCGGACCCAACGTAATAAGGAAATATCAGCGCTCATAGACTGTATGGCCGCATAAAGCTTATCGAGCGTTGATGGGTAAAATAAACTCACCTTGTCACCCATACTAATCCCAATCCTACTTGTTCGAGGGTTGTATAAGAACGGATCCCGCTTGGCACCTTGCCCCTTTCCATCCATTTTGCTTCCCATGCCATTGCTACCGGTAGTTTGAGAGACCAATTCCGCCGTTGAGTGTCGTGTGGGGTATTTATTCTTTGGTAAGCTAGACGTGAGGTAGACGTCAAGGCCAAGGTAGAGGCAGAAGCTTTCGTCAGCACCAGTCTTCAATTTCAGTGGAACAAGTGAAGGGAGGAggcaaggagaaaagaggaaaaatgGAACAAAGAACGTACCTCGCTACTTCCAAACTAACCACCACCCTCCCCGGGACCCACCATCccacctctcctctcccatccGTTCCATACACTCCCAACCTACGGCGCTTCATCACACCCAACGCGGCAATGTACACTCTATTCAACACCATTTGCGTGCCCCCGTCCACTCTAGATCCGGATTGCAGAGCCAACCGATGAGATAAcgaagggagaagatggagagcaATGAGCGCAAGACGGACAGTGTTAGGATGGTCGGGCAAGTTGCCAAGTAGAGTgatactcttcttcaaaaacTCAAGTTTCAAACTCGCCCATCCAAAATCTTCAACCCCAGTTGCGGCAAAACCTACACCAAGCTCGTCATCAACCCCCACTATACCTCCGCTGGACAACCCTCTTCCCTTATCTTTCCCTTTATTGCCACCTCGACCTGAACCTGCAGGTGGCCAAAGGACAGACACGCTCCTCTCGACCGGGAATACGTCCCGCAAAACTTCAATTCCTAGGACTTTTGCTTGTtgagaaaggatggaaaagataCCGGCGTTTCCTTGAGTAACTTCTTTCCGGCGGATTGTTATTCCTCCACTCCCGGGTCTGGTTTGAGAATCGGTTTCGGATGTTGTTGTGTGagcggaggagatggggacGGACATACCAAGACCTAAGCCTACCGATGCAGACGCAGAAGCAGGATCGGTATCAGTTTGGCTAGCTTGAGTGGTTTGGGTGGTCTGGGTCGTTTGGCTGCTTGAACTCGCTTGGCTCATGGTCGATAATCGTCGATCCTCCTTATCCGCCGTGCCCACCATGCTCGTCGTGTTGGCGTTCGAGTTCGTCATTACCGTACCGGAACGTACTCTTCGAgcctttccatccctcccttccctcgcTCCAGCACCATTCCCGTCCCCATTCGCAGTCGCGGCACTCAACATTCCCACTACCGCCTCCCCAATCATCCCCCCtatccatccttctttcctctccatccctaCCAACCGCGCTATCCACCCCACTTCCCTCCATACTACCACCTCTTCTACCCCAGATGAGTCCGAAGATGAACCCGAGTCCGCGGAAGAGGACCACTGTAGACATCGTAAGATGGGAGCGGAAGTTGCTAAACGTGCTaaggaaaggatgaaatGACGCGGGATTTGGGAGCTGGCCGATAAGACCCGGAGATGGGATCTCCGTTTTTCCTCTTGGGCGTACATCGACGTTGAGGTGGCGTGGGCAGGGGATACAGAGGACAGGGCGGAAGTATGGGGGATGGGAGGTAAGAACGATCTCGGTAACTCATGCCTCACCAAACAACCCAACGCCACCTCTCCCCATCCGCCCGCCGCCCAAACAATCAACAAAAAATGAGCTGATCGAAGCGCGAGAGCAGCGTACAAGTAGGCGAGGAGATGGGCCCCGCG
It contains:
- a CDS encoding nuclear protein — protein: MAGEPSANRSKRQRVNSYDEDYAISPRKRRQTQQENEEPENEEDEAMRIMLNEEPDGIDEKYADRGDNFHPKYWRGDDGYVAGSVVRIKCINFMTYDHVEFRPGPHLNMILGPNGTGKSSIAAAIAIGLAFPPKVMGRANEVKSYVKQGHDEAQLEIELKGNAGEENPIIWRKFNRHDERSEWKLNGESVTRAKISEIIKGFGVQANNLCSFLPQDKVAEFAKMAPVTVLKETMRAAGDPRLTKWHEKLIDKGKRMKELEIDVDRQTVHRDRIQTQVDTLAPDVEHVQEREKREHEAEVLEHLLGVSEHAQLKEASARAARLHKKIKLKVERNEAGRKPLHDLEESHDGQYQKLRGRFVRVTEKIKSDMSGVRGCADEIEKIAKKGQAIQNNISELRKKIERKEGEKHALRKKIKLCEEILAEPRENHEEEIRAKKTEKHDLSLQGKDLLRDLEQLKKDYEDESAELQRIGREITSLSNRQRELESIETQKENAAREFSPSIAFLLDWLKEHGGELERPVHKPPMISVNVPNKQYAWQVESCTNAAQRSTFICESKADYDRLIALNNKPLPEYLRRNRGRGNNDPNNRNNGGMATENLIRMNLAYQEVTKETVNPLRPQAASVLHGLGFDGYVIDYVDAAPAVIAYLCQHCRMHLTAVTQKDPSDVKVDKLPGLGIRSWGTRNDWTRVNQSAYGRRGYTEMVQAKTEAKSFNISVNTAAVNEIVKEIGKLKLTIRDLEEPHANMKQKIDAIESKRKELGQQYDEITKEIEELQRSSKRYQKAQLDLETATEKLQALESEPSSDAMREKLRKEKYDNARLRLKPLSSCVDICDSMFNQCGDLIEIGFRQIQSEANVKAIKARVNNGNARTKQLRRDMEEAENEMKIAKARMNAKWAAIKERIQPAPRSVRNEVTRRAQAASIPSPAEIQEQLNIIRNQLDMTVNIPGNVVQRWQALTKQLEEATVKLDAAENELSEVREVVTATRNKFEPALQTLVDAVSAKFSAAFKRVKCSGEVQVLKVEGDFAQWGIKILVSYRDIDRLKTLTGTHQSGGERSLATVTYLMSLSEMSRTPFSLVDEINQGMDQRAERAVHNQLVEVTCDAQAGQYFLITPKLLTGLTYHPKMKVLIINNGIFLPDSADTTQRYGSLKGCLKKYQKARGILA